The Gemmatimonadota bacterium genome has a segment encoding these proteins:
- a CDS encoding amidohydrolase family protein yields MGGSGSFLNRRREPMIVRPLVALAALAAPLALHAQRPTLSDTTRAYVSVDAPVVAITNVTVIDGTGAGPRADQTVILTNGRITAVGAAGNTAVPSGARVVDGTGHTLIPGLVGMHDHTFYTTAAGRRAQLNTSAPRLYLASGVTTVRTTGSISPYSEISLKDQVEKGKVPGPRMHISGPYLTGPDDVVERMHITSPEQARRVVNYWADEGATWFKVYTEISRENLRAITDAAHKRGVKVTGHLCSVGYKEAVEANIDALEHGLMANLEYVPGKQADRCPGLDRATYLKLDVNSTDVQSTFKAMIAKGVAMTSTLAVYEISVPGRPPLDPRVMAAMSPDVQKEYAATRERLAAQASTNTASLGMLKKAMEYEVAFVKAGGLMAAGVDPTGNGGALPGYGDQRNYELLVEAGFQPGQVVQIMSANGAKVLGVDKDLGTVAVGKIADLVLVRGELARDPLTIRNVVTVFKAGVGYDSQKLIDSVKGLVGIR; encoded by the coding sequence ATGGGTGGAAGTGGAAGCTTTCTCAACCGGAGACGTGAACCAATGATCGTTCGTCCGCTTGTTGCCCTGGCCGCCTTGGCGGCGCCGCTGGCCCTCCACGCCCAGCGCCCGACCCTATCGGACACGACGCGCGCGTACGTCTCGGTGGACGCGCCGGTGGTCGCGATCACCAACGTGACGGTGATCGACGGCACGGGCGCCGGGCCCAGGGCCGACCAGACGGTGATCCTTACCAACGGCCGGATCACGGCGGTGGGCGCGGCGGGCAACACTGCGGTGCCCAGCGGCGCGCGGGTAGTTGACGGGACGGGGCATACATTGATCCCAGGACTGGTGGGGATGCATGACCACACCTTTTACACCACGGCGGCCGGGCGTCGCGCCCAGCTCAACACGAGCGCGCCGCGCCTGTACCTCGCGTCCGGCGTGACCACCGTCCGCACGACAGGATCCATCTCGCCCTATTCGGAGATCTCCCTCAAAGACCAGGTCGAGAAGGGCAAGGTCCCCGGGCCGCGCATGCACATCAGCGGCCCGTACCTCACCGGTCCGGATGACGTCGTCGAGCGGATGCACATCACGAGCCCCGAACAGGCGCGGCGCGTGGTGAACTACTGGGCCGACGAGGGTGCGACCTGGTTCAAGGTCTATACGGAGATCAGCCGCGAGAACCTGCGGGCGATCACCGACGCGGCGCACAAGCGGGGGGTGAAGGTCACCGGCCACCTCTGTTCGGTCGGCTACAAGGAAGCGGTCGAGGCGAATATCGACGCCCTGGAGCACGGGCTGATGGCGAACCTCGAGTACGTGCCGGGCAAGCAGGCGGATCGCTGCCCCGGGCTCGATCGAGCGACCTACCTCAAGCTCGACGTCAACAGCACGGACGTGCAGTCGACCTTCAAGGCCATGATCGCGAAGGGTGTGGCGATGACGTCGACCCTCGCCGTCTATGAGATCTCGGTCCCAGGGCGCCCGCCGCTGGACCCGCGGGTGATGGCCGCGATGAGCCCGGACGTGCAGAAGGAGTATGCCGCCACACGCGAGCGGCTCGCCGCCCAGGCGTCGACGAACACAGCCTCGTTAGGTATGCTCAAGAAGGCGATGGAGTACGAGGTCGCCTTCGTGAAGGCCGGCGGCCTGATGGCCGCTGGCGTGGACCCCACCGGCAATGGCGGGGCGCTCCCGGGCTACGGCGACCAACGCAACTATGAACTCCTGGTGGAGGCGGGGTTCCAGCCAGGCCAGGTGGTGCAGATCATGTCGGCCAACGGCGCGAAGGTGCTTGGCGTCGACAAGGATCTGGGGACGGTCGCCGTCGGGAAGATCGCGGACCTTGTGTTGGTCCGGGGCGAGCTGGCGCGCGACCCCCTGACGATCCGCAACGTGGTGACGGTGTTCAAGGCCGGCGTCGGCTACGATTCACAGAAGCTCATCGACTCGGTGAAGGGCCTGGTGGGCATCCGCTAA
- a CDS encoding sigma-70 family RNA polymerase sigma factor, producing MRDATERWSDALVSELYDGLKSLAHKHLRSERAGHTLGTTGLVHEVWLRIADQHSLAADSQAHFWAIAAETMRRVLVDHARRRARGKRGSAVVHVDIDEVEAFLSVPEAEELMVLDDAITRLEQTNARAMQVVVARYFGGLTEAETARALDISPATVRRDWLLARAWLRREVAADLAV from the coding sequence ATGCGAGACGCCACCGAACGCTGGTCCGATGCGTTGGTCAGCGAGCTGTACGATGGCCTCAAGTCCCTGGCGCACAAGCACCTGCGGAGTGAACGCGCCGGGCACACGCTGGGGACCACGGGACTCGTGCACGAGGTCTGGCTTCGCATCGCGGATCAACACTCCCTCGCGGCGGACTCGCAGGCACACTTCTGGGCGATTGCGGCTGAGACCATGCGCCGCGTCCTCGTCGACCACGCGCGACGCCGCGCGCGTGGCAAGCGAGGGTCGGCGGTGGTGCATGTCGACATCGACGAGGTGGAGGCATTCCTCTCGGTTCCCGAGGCTGAGGAGCTAATGGTCCTCGATGACGCCATCACACGGCTCGAGCAGACCAATGCGCGGGCGATGCAGGTGGTGGTCGCGCGATACTTCGGCGGCTTGACGGAAGCGGAGACGGCGCGAGCGCTGGATATCTCCCCCGCCACCGTGCGTCGCGACTGGCTGCTGGCCCGCGCCTGGCTGCGGCGCGAGGTAGCGGCCGACCTCGCGGTATGA
- a CDS encoding ATP-binding cassette domain-containing protein, protein MSVLRALQLHHDFGPLRVLNEVSLEVADGEVVAIVGQSGSGKTTLLRSFNRMVEPTGGSVHLDGTDIRTIPVTTLRRHIGYVPQNGGLLPHWSILRNTALVPTLLELQDAATRAADALTLVGLPPTTFGARYPWQLSGGQRQRAALARALAAHQATILLDEPFGALDAISRAELHETFLLLRRERRFTGVLVTHDLGEAARLADRIAVMKEGRIEQLGTLSDLQRAPTPYVAQLLSYARASTQVLA, encoded by the coding sequence ATGTCCGTCCTGCGCGCATTGCAGCTGCACCATGACTTCGGCCCACTCCGTGTCCTTAACGAGGTATCCCTCGAGGTCGCCGACGGTGAGGTGGTGGCGATCGTTGGTCAGAGCGGGTCCGGCAAGACGACCCTCCTCCGCAGCTTCAACCGCATGGTGGAGCCCACCGGTGGGTCCGTTCACCTGGACGGCACCGACATTCGTACCATTCCGGTCACGACGCTGCGCCGTCACATCGGCTACGTGCCACAAAACGGGGGACTCCTCCCGCATTGGAGCATCCTGCGCAACACCGCGCTGGTCCCGACACTGCTTGAGCTACAGGACGCGGCCACACGGGCGGCTGACGCCTTGACACTCGTCGGGCTCCCACCCACGACCTTCGGCGCGCGGTACCCCTGGCAGCTATCAGGAGGGCAGCGGCAACGCGCTGCGCTGGCGCGTGCCCTCGCCGCCCACCAGGCGACCATCCTGCTCGACGAGCCCTTTGGTGCCCTGGATGCCATCTCGCGCGCCGAATTGCACGAGACCTTCCTCCTGCTGCGACGCGAGCGTCGCTTTACCGGGGTCCTGGTCACGCACGACCTGGGAGAAGCCGCTCGCCTTGCCGACCGCATTGCCGTGATGAAGGAGGGGCGCATTGAACAGTTGGGGACCCTGTCGGACCTCCAGCGCGCTCCAACGCCCTACGTCGCACAACTCCTCAGCTACGCCCGCGCCTCCACGCAGGTCCTGGCATGA
- a CDS encoding NAD(P)H-dependent oxidoreductase: MSDTTRWYDVGPVEELQRQPLTGVRVGTARVTVTWVNGEFGAISGVCNHAGGPLADGSLDGEYVTCPWHHWKYHCRTGLGEPGYEADGVPRYDVKVDGGRVFVSVDAVSKRTHGDHPPHPLTRKVERAAGPVRVVGISTTHMDVEHPRYSTSDALLAVSMEQAATLGAETRTIRLTELKFRPCEGYYSKAAHACTWPCSITQMDPTDQMDQVYEAMVHWADVILLATPIRWGNAGSLYYRMVERMNCVQNQVTIANKVLMQNKVAAFIITGGQDNVQGVAGQLLGFFAEIGCHFPQFPYIAHSRGWSAEDMEQNVEVVKHSAELRDGARALAARAIDHARLLLDHETAHHTTDRGGRKAHRLAMEATGHG, encoded by the coding sequence ATGAGTGACACCACCCGCTGGTACGACGTCGGCCCTGTGGAGGAGTTGCAACGGCAACCGTTGACGGGCGTACGCGTTGGCACGGCCCGCGTCACTGTCACATGGGTCAATGGCGAGTTCGGGGCGATCTCCGGTGTCTGCAACCATGCCGGCGGCCCCCTCGCCGACGGGTCGCTCGACGGCGAGTACGTCACCTGTCCCTGGCACCATTGGAAATACCATTGTCGGACCGGCCTCGGCGAACCTGGCTACGAGGCGGATGGCGTGCCGAGGTATGACGTGAAGGTGGACGGTGGGCGTGTCTTCGTCTCGGTGGACGCAGTGAGCAAGCGCACCCACGGCGACCATCCGCCGCACCCCCTAACGCGCAAGGTCGAACGCGCGGCGGGGCCCGTGCGCGTGGTGGGCATCTCCACCACGCACATGGACGTGGAGCATCCCCGCTATTCGACCAGCGACGCCCTGTTGGCGGTGTCCATGGAGCAGGCGGCGACGTTAGGCGCCGAGACGCGCACCATCCGGCTGACGGAGCTCAAGTTCCGGCCGTGCGAGGGATACTACAGCAAGGCCGCCCATGCCTGTACCTGGCCTTGTTCCATCACGCAGATGGACCCCACCGACCAGATGGACCAGGTATATGAAGCGATGGTGCACTGGGCCGACGTGATCCTGCTGGCCACGCCGATCCGCTGGGGGAACGCTGGCTCCCTGTACTATCGCATGGTCGAGCGCATGAACTGCGTCCAGAACCAGGTGACGATCGCCAACAAGGTCTTGATGCAGAACAAGGTCGCCGCGTTCATCATCACCGGTGGCCAGGACAACGTGCAGGGGGTGGCCGGCCAGCTGCTCGGCTTCTTCGCCGAGATCGGATGTCACTTCCCGCAGTTTCCCTACATCGCCCATTCCCGCGGATGGAGTGCGGAGGACATGGAGCAGAACGTTGAGGTGGTGAAGCACAGCGCCGAGTTGCGCGACGGCGCCCGGGCGCTGGCCGCGCGGGCGATCGACCATGCCCGGCTGTTGCTGGACCACGAGACCGCGCACCACACCACGGATCGCGGGGGCCGCAAGGCCCATCGACTGGCCATGGAGGCGACGGGACACGGGTAG
- a CDS encoding ABC transporter permease subunit, translating to MRRSLRVACLLAATVSVAHAQAPRPIVVASKPFGESYILAELFAQLLESRGIAVDRRPGLASTDIAFGALRNGDIDVYPEYTGTGLLAVLKDSMPAPLRANPQATFAHVAREFAQRYGVLWLPPLGFENTYAIAVRRETAAQHQLRTLSDLARAGGELRAGFTADFIGRPDGLRGLASHYGLTPREVRPLAPAVKYEALATGGVDVIDGYSTDGLLARYDLVVLEDDRRFFPPYEAAALVSPEVARTRPDVVAALGLLSGRIGVAQMRAWNRALEVDREELAAVARRALGELGLVEGQGTPRAVGPERGDNFWGFFWARRAETARLFVRHLLLVVVALGAAILVAVPVGLFLERRRAAAGPILAALGVLQTIPSIALLAFMIPLLGVGIVPALVALWLYALYPIARNTFTGVRDADVDAVEALEALGATPRQRLAWVRLPLAVPVILAGVRTAAVITVGAATLAAFVGAGGLGDPIVAGLALADTRLVFSGAIPAALLAVVVDLGLAQLERILRPAHLRRVARPS from the coding sequence ATGAGGCGGTCCCTGCGTGTGGCATGTCTGCTCGCGGCCACGGTCTCCGTGGCCCATGCCCAGGCCCCGCGGCCCATCGTCGTGGCATCCAAGCCCTTTGGCGAGAGCTACATCCTTGCCGAGCTTTTCGCGCAGCTGCTTGAGTCGCGCGGGATCGCCGTCGACCGCCGCCCGGGGCTGGCCTCCACCGACATTGCCTTTGGTGCCCTGCGCAACGGGGACATCGATGTCTATCCCGAGTACACCGGCACCGGGCTCCTCGCCGTGCTCAAGGACTCGATGCCGGCCCCACTCCGCGCGAATCCCCAGGCCACATTTGCCCATGTCGCGCGCGAATTCGCACAGCGCTACGGCGTGTTGTGGCTTCCACCCCTCGGGTTCGAGAACACGTATGCCATCGCCGTGCGACGCGAGACGGCCGCGCAGCACCAGCTCCGCACATTGAGCGACCTTGCGCGCGCCGGTGGCGAGCTGCGCGCGGGGTTCACTGCGGACTTCATTGGTCGCCCGGATGGGCTCCGTGGGCTGGCATCCCACTACGGCCTGACGCCACGCGAGGTGCGACCGCTGGCCCCGGCGGTCAAGTATGAGGCACTGGCCACCGGTGGCGTCGACGTCATCGACGGATACTCCACCGACGGACTGCTGGCGAGGTACGACCTCGTGGTCCTGGAGGATGACCGGCGCTTCTTTCCACCCTACGAGGCCGCAGCGCTCGTCTCACCGGAGGTCGCTCGCACACGACCCGACGTGGTCGCCGCACTCGGCCTGCTGAGCGGCCGCATTGGCGTGGCCCAAATGCGCGCCTGGAACCGGGCACTGGAGGTCGACCGCGAGGAGCTGGCTGCCGTCGCCCGACGTGCGTTAGGGGAGCTGGGCCTGGTGGAAGGACAAGGGACGCCGCGGGCGGTGGGACCCGAACGCGGCGACAACTTCTGGGGCTTCTTCTGGGCACGTCGCGCCGAGACCGCGCGACTGTTCGTGCGACACCTGCTCCTCGTCGTCGTCGCCTTGGGGGCGGCCATCCTCGTGGCGGTGCCGGTGGGACTCTTCCTCGAGCGCCGCCGCGCGGCCGCCGGGCCCATCCTCGCCGCGTTAGGCGTGTTGCAGACCATTCCCAGTATTGCGTTGCTGGCCTTCATGATTCCCCTGCTGGGCGTAGGCATCGTCCCGGCGCTGGTCGCCCTCTGGCTGTACGCCCTGTACCCCATCGCCCGCAACACCTTCACGGGGGTTCGTGATGCCGACGTGGACGCCGTGGAGGCGCTCGAGGCACTGGGGGCCACGCCGAGACAGCGGTTGGCCTGGGTCCGACTCCCGCTCGCTGTCCCGGTGATCCTCGCCGGGGTTCGGACGGCCGCGGTGATCACGGTCGGCGCCGCCACCCTGGCGGCGTTTGTCGGTGCCGGTGGCCTCGGCGACCCCATCGTCGCCGGCCTCGCCCTGGCCGACACGCGCCTCGTGTTCAGCGGCGCCATTCCCGCGGCCCTCCTCGCTGTTGTGGTCGACCTCGGCCTCGCACAACTCGAACGCATCCTGCGGCCGGCGCACCTTCGGCGCGTCGCGCGCCCATCCTGA
- a CDS encoding serine/threonine protein kinase, translating into MTAQSDLGGDAWDRVAAVFADALALSPDAREAFIARTLADEPALCAEVSALLVHAGATATPLEQRLTPPEIATSLPLGTQVGRYRLGRLAGRGGMAEVYQASRDDGTFQQDVAIKVLGGAWFAASHVARFQSERQIQANLDHPSIVTVFDGGALGDGRPWLAMPFVEGDVITAWCDARAATLEQRLELFLRVADAVHFAHSRLVVHRDIKPSNILVSADGAVHLLDFGIARVLAEGEEAGDTAVRTAMRFHTPGYAAPEQVRGERVGTAADIYSLGVLLFELTTGTRPFVDGPTTGDLERRVLEESPPLPSRTAQQPWAPQLRGDLDRIILLALRKEPERRYGSAAQLAADVRRYLAGLPVEATGNSLGYITRKFVARHRGAVAVAAGALALLVTTAAVALVQWRSAAVERDNATREAVTTEAVVSVLTSLFERSNPTIHPGGDSLRVAALVQDGERAVDLLGAQPAVQARLRRVIADLYFTRGQYARGRDVLQRSYAQLMGAAGSESLEVARTAHALAIVTARHEGSASSIGALDAAVQRLLRVAGDSTTEVRLGLRELGVLQPDAAAGRALLQGLVASLATASSADTMEYAGALNSLASRQFADGELSNSSVLYQEVLRLLDTQVGPDHTNRLVVASNLSATLGALGRYVQAEGLAREVVEQRRRVTPPDSVKLATSLKNLGSALAYRGFHDEAEEVTQEALSLERGALSPEHPALLLTWRNLGQIAAARGQPLLAVARFDSALAHQPDGAPGTSIVRALRAVQQLSTASATEGARELQRLAPTLRRETAANALQSADVEFWVGIGSLVRGAADSARQQFERSHAILVTALPEGHARIAGAACGLALATTPVDSAGVALPAVCERYRQWGMHLGVLTMPRAGVPADLVRAVDRGNSR; encoded by the coding sequence ATGACCGCACAGTCGGATCTCGGCGGCGACGCGTGGGATCGGGTAGCGGCCGTCTTCGCGGACGCGCTCGCCCTCTCGCCCGACGCCCGCGAGGCGTTCATTGCCCGTACGCTGGCGGATGAACCCGCACTCTGCGCGGAAGTTTCCGCCCTGTTGGTACACGCCGGGGCGACGGCGACACCGCTCGAACAACGCTTGACCCCTCCGGAGATTGCCACCTCCCTCCCGTTAGGCACCCAGGTAGGACGGTATCGACTGGGACGACTCGCCGGTCGCGGTGGCATGGCCGAGGTCTATCAGGCGTCACGCGACGACGGGACCTTTCAGCAGGACGTAGCGATCAAGGTGCTGGGGGGCGCATGGTTCGCCGCGTCGCACGTCGCGCGCTTCCAGTCGGAGCGCCAGATCCAGGCCAACCTCGACCATCCATCTATTGTCACGGTCTTCGACGGCGGTGCGTTGGGCGACGGCCGACCCTGGTTGGCCATGCCCTTCGTCGAAGGGGACGTGATCACGGCGTGGTGCGATGCGCGCGCCGCGACGCTTGAGCAACGACTGGAGCTTTTCCTGCGCGTCGCGGATGCGGTCCACTTCGCGCACAGTCGCCTCGTGGTGCATCGCGACATCAAGCCGTCCAACATCCTGGTCTCGGCCGATGGCGCGGTGCACCTGCTCGATTTCGGGATCGCCCGCGTCCTCGCTGAAGGAGAGGAAGCCGGGGACACAGCGGTGCGCACCGCGATGCGCTTCCACACCCCAGGCTACGCGGCACCGGAGCAAGTCCGGGGTGAGCGCGTCGGGACCGCCGCCGACATCTACAGCCTCGGCGTCCTGCTGTTCGAGTTGACGACCGGCACTCGCCCATTTGTCGACGGCCCGACGACCGGGGACCTCGAGCGACGGGTCCTCGAGGAGTCCCCACCACTCCCCAGTCGGACGGCGCAGCAACCGTGGGCACCGCAACTCCGCGGCGACCTCGATCGCATCATCTTGCTGGCGCTCCGCAAGGAGCCGGAACGACGCTACGGTTCGGCCGCCCAGCTCGCGGCCGACGTCCGCCGATACCTCGCGGGACTGCCGGTTGAGGCGACCGGCAACTCCCTCGGCTACATCACGCGCAAGTTTGTCGCGCGACACCGCGGGGCCGTCGCAGTGGCGGCCGGTGCGCTAGCGTTGCTGGTGACGACCGCCGCGGTCGCCCTGGTGCAATGGCGATCGGCGGCGGTGGAACGGGACAACGCGACGCGCGAGGCGGTGACCACCGAGGCCGTGGTTAGTGTCCTCACGTCCCTCTTCGAACGCTCCAACCCCACGATCCACCCGGGCGGGGACTCGCTGCGGGTCGCCGCACTCGTGCAGGACGGTGAACGCGCGGTCGACCTGCTTGGCGCGCAGCCAGCCGTCCAGGCCCGATTGCGACGCGTGATCGCCGACCTGTACTTCACCCGGGGGCAGTACGCTCGCGGGCGCGACGTCCTTCAGCGGTCGTATGCCCAACTCATGGGTGCCGCCGGCTCCGAGTCGCTGGAAGTCGCCCGCACGGCGCATGCGCTGGCCATCGTCACCGCACGGCATGAGGGATCGGCATCCTCGATCGGCGCCCTCGATGCCGCAGTGCAGCGACTCCTGCGTGTCGCCGGCGATTCGACGACCGAGGTGCGCCTTGGCCTTCGGGAGTTAGGTGTCCTGCAGCCTGACGCCGCCGCGGGGCGCGCATTGCTCCAGGGGCTCGTGGCATCGCTCGCCACGGCCTCGTCGGCGGACACCATGGAGTACGCCGGGGCGCTGAACAGCCTCGCGTCCCGCCAGTTCGCCGACGGGGAGTTGTCCAACTCCAGCGTGCTGTACCAGGAAGTGCTGCGCCTGCTGGACACGCAGGTGGGCCCCGACCACACCAATCGCCTCGTCGTGGCGAGCAACCTCTCGGCGACGCTCGGAGCACTCGGGCGGTACGTCCAGGCCGAGGGCCTCGCTCGCGAGGTGGTGGAGCAGCGGCGGCGGGTGACCCCTCCTGACAGCGTCAAGCTCGCGACCTCCCTGAAGAACCTCGGGAGCGCGCTCGCCTACCGCGGCTTTCACGACGAGGCCGAGGAGGTCACACAGGAAGCGCTATCTCTTGAGCGCGGTGCGCTATCACCGGAACACCCGGCACTTTTGCTGACCTGGCGTAACCTGGGGCAGATTGCCGCGGCCCGTGGGCAACCGCTCTTGGCCGTGGCGCGCTTTGATTCCGCGCTCGCCCATCAGCCCGATGGGGCGCCGGGGACCAGTATCGTTCGTGCGCTGCGCGCCGTGCAGCAACTCTCGACCGCCAGCGCCACGGAGGGCGCCCGGGAGCTGCAACGCCTGGCGCCCACGTTGCGGCGGGAGACGGCCGCGAACGCCCTGCAGTCGGCGGACGTGGAGTTCTGGGTCGGCATTGGATCGTTGGTCCGTGGTGCCGCCGACTCGGCGCGGCAGCAGTTCGAGCGAAGCCACGCCATTCTCGTCACGGCGTTGCCAGAGGGTCATGCGCGGATCGCCGGTGCCGCCTGTGGTTTGGCGTTGGCGACCACCCCGGTGGACAGTGCTGGTGTCGCGTTGCCTGCCGTGTGTGAGCGCTATCGCCAGTGGGGGATGCACCTTGGGGTGCTCACCATGCCGCGCGCCGGCGTACCGGCGGACCTGGTGCGCGCCGTCGACCGCGGTAACTCGCGGTGA
- a CDS encoding multicopper oxidase family protein, producing MRPSQDLYCMELLPRPEVGAAGGSVELGRASSPFDVALTSGGAQRYTVTLDLIGLPPPESLGAFTTYVAWVAAPSLDPVRKLGEVRNGRTVLGEVSWDKFLIFVTAEASAGVTEQRGRMVLRGLSPSIRLQQHGMDVPAGAAAPDHAGHNMGDMSAGRPQWFMPPHRPQQRMVPMPGIDELVPSETPFLPLAGTDVSLLPEAKPRSVVRLADGDTLDLTASLVRRTINGRQLVMYAYNGQQPGPLLHVREGATIIVRFHNAIDLPSAVHWHGVRLENASDGAVGVTQDEVPVGGSFTYRVMFKDAGIYWYHPHVREDIQQDLGLTGNMLVAPRRPGAFGPAHREEVLMLDDILLGEGGLLPFGKEAPTHALMGRFGNVLLVNGDPRYALPARPGEVVRFFLTNVSNTRTFNLGFPGARMKLVGADIGRYEREEWVTHVSIAPAQRYIVDVRFGARGRYPLVNHVQAIDHMVGNFFPEVDTLGTVTVGGAPAAPDHGAAFARLRINRDVVDDIAAFRPWFVRAPDKELLLTLRLGELPYPLMQMIRKDAAYAHPVELSGTMPMMDWLATTKDVTWVLRDVATGRENMDVHWQFRLGEVVKIRIANDRTSLHPMPHPIHLHGQRFLVLSHNGVLRANLVWKDTVLLPVGDVVDVLVEMSNPGKWMMHCHIAEHLQSGMMGVFEVR from the coding sequence ATGCGCCCGAGCCAGGACCTGTACTGCATGGAGCTGCTGCCGCGGCCCGAGGTCGGCGCGGCCGGGGGGTCTGTCGAGCTGGGTCGTGCGAGCTCCCCGTTCGATGTGGCGCTGACCTCTGGCGGTGCGCAGCGCTACACCGTCACCCTCGACCTCATCGGCTTGCCGCCGCCGGAGTCGTTAGGCGCGTTCACCACTTACGTCGCGTGGGTCGCCGCGCCTTCGCTCGATCCTGTGCGCAAGCTCGGCGAGGTCCGCAACGGTCGGACGGTCCTGGGTGAGGTGAGCTGGGACAAGTTCCTCATCTTCGTGACGGCCGAAGCCAGTGCGGGGGTGACGGAGCAGCGGGGGCGGATGGTGCTGCGCGGATTGTCGCCGAGCATCCGGCTGCAGCAACACGGGATGGACGTGCCGGCCGGTGCCGCTGCCCCTGATCACGCGGGGCACAACATGGGGGACATGTCGGCGGGACGGCCCCAGTGGTTCATGCCGCCACATCGCCCGCAACAGCGCATGGTGCCGATGCCCGGCATCGACGAGTTGGTCCCCTCGGAGACGCCGTTCCTGCCTCTGGCGGGCACCGACGTGTCGTTGTTGCCGGAGGCAAAGCCGCGGTCAGTGGTGCGACTGGCGGATGGCGACACACTGGACCTGACGGCATCGCTCGTCCGCCGCACGATCAATGGCCGCCAGCTCGTCATGTACGCGTACAACGGGCAACAGCCGGGGCCGCTGCTCCATGTGCGCGAAGGGGCAACGATCATCGTGCGGTTCCACAACGCGATCGACCTACCAAGTGCGGTGCACTGGCACGGGGTGCGGCTGGAGAATGCGAGCGATGGCGCGGTGGGGGTGACCCAGGACGAGGTGCCGGTTGGCGGGTCATTCACCTATCGGGTGATGTTCAAGGATGCGGGCATCTATTGGTATCACCCGCATGTGCGCGAGGACATCCAGCAGGACCTGGGGCTCACGGGCAACATGCTGGTGGCGCCGCGGCGGCCGGGGGCGTTCGGTCCGGCGCACCGCGAGGAAGTGTTGATGCTGGACGACATCCTGCTGGGGGAGGGCGGACTGCTCCCCTTCGGCAAGGAGGCCCCGACCCACGCCCTGATGGGTCGCTTCGGCAACGTGTTGCTCGTCAACGGTGACCCCAGGTACGCGTTGCCAGCGCGCCCGGGCGAGGTCGTGCGGTTCTTCCTGACCAATGTCTCGAACACCCGCACCTTCAACCTGGGTTTTCCCGGGGCGCGGATGAAGCTGGTCGGGGCCGACATCGGCCGCTACGAACGTGAGGAGTGGGTGACCCATGTGAGCATCGCGCCGGCGCAGCGCTACATCGTCGACGTGCGGTTCGGGGCGCGCGGGCGCTATCCGCTGGTGAACCACGTGCAGGCGATCGACCACATGGTGGGGAACTTCTTCCCTGAGGTGGACACGTTAGGCACGGTCACCGTGGGCGGCGCGCCCGCGGCCCCCGACCATGGAGCCGCCTTCGCGCGCTTGCGCATCAACCGCGACGTGGTCGACGATATCGCGGCCTTCCGCCCGTGGTTCGTCCGGGCACCGGACAAGGAACTGCTGCTGACGCTGAGGCTCGGCGAGCTGCCGTACCCCCTGATGCAGATGATCAGGAAGGACGCCGCCTACGCCCATCCCGTCGAGCTGAGCGGCACCATGCCAATGATGGACTGGCTCGCGACAACGAAGGACGTGACGTGGGTGTTGCGCGACGTGGCCACCGGGCGCGAGAACATGGATGTCCACTGGCAATTTCGGTTGGGGGAGGTCGTGAAGATCCGCATCGCGAACGATCGGACGTCGCTGCATCCCATGCCGCACCCGATCCACCTGCACGGCCAGCGCTTTCTGGTCCTCTCGCACAATGGCGTGCTGCGTGCCAATCTTGTGTGGAAGGACACTGTGTTGCTCCCGGTGGGCGACGTGGTCGACGTGTTGGTGGAGATGTCGAACCCGGGGAAGTGGATGATGCATTGCCATATCGCCGAGCATTTGCAGTCGGGGATGATGGGGGTGTTTGAGGTGCGATAG